One genomic segment of Hordeum vulgare subsp. vulgare chromosome 2H, MorexV3_pseudomolecules_assembly, whole genome shotgun sequence includes these proteins:
- the LOC123426504 gene encoding RPM1-interacting protein 4-like: MAQSRIPTFGDWENSEDVPYTQKFEGARKNKKTGVYSNPNEPGHQQPDPPRRSPLNPSAYAPEPLEQAPRTPLHGRRAGADPHHREPAQRRHANPQREQGGNGGSAPRSPYRNAAGSASPMQSNSSAKPRNRTAGMHTPERRASSEAQGQHTPGRGRTRQSNQSYNADDEVAVPPFGEWDEANAESGEKYTGIFNRVRDDKLSPDSSARQQSSGNRRDENKVQQTCPCCIL, from the exons ATGGCG CAATCACGCATTCCTACGTTTGGGGACTGGGAAAACAGCGAGGACGTCCCTTACACCCAGAAGTTCGAGGGCGCGCGGAAGAACAAGAAAACAGGCGTTTACTCCAATCCAAATGAGCCAGGACATCAGCAGCCCGACCCCCCTCGCAGGTCACCTTTGAACCCATCAGCATATGCACCTGAGCCCCTAGAACAGGCTCCAAGGACTCCACTCCATGGAAGAAGGGCTGGAGCCGATCCCCATCACCGCGAACCCGCGCAACGACGGCACGCAAATCCTCAGCGGGAGCAAGGGGGGAACGGTGGCAGCGCCCCCAGAAGCCCTTACAGAAATGCTGCAGGGTCTGCTTCACCAATGCAGTCAAACAGTTCAGCAAAGCCGAGGAACAGGACAGCTGGAATGCACACTCCAGAGAGGAGGGCGTCGTCCGAAGCACAGGGCCAGCACACTCCTGGAAGGGGCAGGACGAGGCAGAGCAACCAAAGCTACAAC GCTGACGATGAAGTGGCTGTTCCACCATTTGGTGAGTGGGATGAGGCTAACGCGGAATCGGGCGAGAAGTATACGGGTATCTTCAACAGGGTGAGGGATGATAAACTATCGCCCGACTCTTCAGCCAGGCAACAGTCATCTGGCAACCGCAGAGACGAAAACAAGGTGCAACAG ACATGTCCTTGCTGCATACTTTGA